The following coding sequences lie in one Impatiens glandulifera unplaced genomic scaffold, dImpGla2.1, whole genome shotgun sequence genomic window:
- the LOC124917359 gene encoding protein STRICTOSIDINE SYNTHASE-LIKE 10-like — protein sequence MVRNYIPSIVSGDKTGSLMKYDPKTKQVSVLLSNLSFPNGVALSEHGDFVLVSESTTGKILRLWLRTPKSGTVDVFAEFRGFPDNIKRRAKEKGGGFWVGIHGRRTWVLKWILSHPWIGKTIAMLPVDSTRIYSYVSSWRSVGLGIRVSENGEILEEWEDKGLKFVSEVMEKTNDDGHGVLFFGSIKMPFVAIQKRLHE from the coding sequence atggttAGGAATTACATCCCATCCATAGTGAGTGGCGACAAAACCGGATCTCTAATGAAATACGACCCAAAAACCAAACAAGTTTCAGTCCTCCTCTCAAATCTCTCATTCCCAAACGGCGTCGCCTTAAGTGAGCATGGCGACTTCGTCTTAGTGTCAGAATCGACCACCGGTAAGATCCTAAGACTCTGGCTTCGGACACCAAAGTCCGGCACGGTGGACGTGTTCGCCGAGTTTCGTGGGTTTCCAGACAATATAAAAAGAAGAGCAAAAGAGAAGGGTGGAGGATTTTGGGTGGGTATTCACGGTAGGAGAACATGGGTTTTGAAATGGATTCTATCTCATCCATGGATAGGGAAAACTATAGCAATGCTTCCTGTTGATAGTACGAGGATTTACTCATATGTTTCTTCATGGAGAAGTGTTGGGTTGGGAATTAGGGTAAGTGAGAATGGGGAGATATTGGAGGAATGGGAAGATAAAGGGTTGAAGTTTGTGAGTGAAGTAATGGAAAAGACAAATGATGATGGACATGGGGTTTTGTTTTTTGGGTCTATTAAGATGCCCTTTGTTGCTATACAAAAAAGACTTCATGAGtaa